One Triplophysa rosa linkage group LG21, Trosa_1v2, whole genome shotgun sequence DNA segment encodes these proteins:
- the ano11 gene encoding anoctamin-7, with protein MLKKRNPEGLLDREVLLDLDCSGDTHGSDSYGSLHNGGFIPPRYLNTAADDDYDDPIFVHCERTESPPARPAGNYFRDGKSKIDFVLVWEVKVRRKRRSRGQPQGEATAEGEEGLQEESRSEKRKAQLARSRDKFIQNLQNAGLLMEKEESSSAKKTIHYLKLSAPWDVLVYYAEEFCLRAPLQAQPNPDFNTSARVLQKLWVPNIMTDSVPNRPVDYYTCAFRKSKMERFLGSDDRENYFTNTQRHRIVYEILARTIYGRRKRAEVGVARLLNEGAFTGAFPLHEGPFELPGYDIQPDQLNKRQVLYHYWASWIKWCKYQPLDHIREYFGEKIALYFAWLGFYTAWLLPAALVGTCVFVSGIMTMGSNTPAQEICESGGHYLMCPLCETCKPWNMSDICPMAKVGYLFDHPGTVFFSVFMSLWAVTFLEYWKRKNATLAHHWDCMDFQEEEEPPRPEFAAMAPAMEENPVTGVKEPYFPEKARISRMLTGSMVIIIMLCVVIIFLVTVIIYRSIVSVMMFETGSSVLRTQAGNIANISSSLVNLALILLMGQVYTALAEQLTKWEMHRTQTQYEGAFTFKVFIFQFVNFYSSPFYVAFFKGRFVGYPGHYGTLFGMRNEDCGPGGCLIELAEQLCIIMVGKQLINNMQEFIIPKLKAWKQKRSLSSVKKAQSSEEPQRWEQDYELIPCEGLFEEYLEIVLQFGFITIFVAAFPLAPLFALLNNWVEVRLDAHKFVCEYRRPVAERAQHIGVWFIILEALSHVSVIVNAFLIAFTSDFLPRLLYQYKFNNDLHGYVNFTLAYSPPSYNHTSHTVCRYKAFRDGNGRYKLVYWELLAVRLGFIIAF; from the exons ATGCTGAAAAAAAGGAACCCTGAGGGGCTTCTGGATCGGGAGGTTCTGCTGGATCTGGACTGTAGTGGAGACACGCATGGTTCCGACAGTTATGGAAGCCTGCACAATGGGGGTTTCATCCCTCCCAGATAT TTAAACACTGCAGCTGATGACGATTATGATGACCCCATCTTTGTTCATTGCGAGAGGACAGAAAGCCCACCTGCACGGCCCGCTGGCAACTACTTCAGAGATGGCAAAAGCAAAATAG ACTTCGTGTTGGTGTGGGAGGTAAAGGTACGACGCAAACGCAGAAGTCGGGGGCAGCCGCAGGGAGAGGCGACAGCGGAAGGGGAGGAAGGACTACAGGAGGAGAGCAGGTCAGAGAAAAGAAAAGCTCAACTGGCCCGATCGAGAGACAAATTCATCCAGAATCTTCAGAATGCTGGTCTTCTAATGGAGAAG GAGGAATCATCTAGTGCAAAGAAGACTATACATTATCTGAAGCTCAGTGCTCCTTGGGATGTGTTGGTGTATTATGCTGAGGAGTTTTGTCTTAGAGCCCCTCTGCAG GCACAGCCAAACCCAGACTTCAACACTTCCGCTCGAGTTCTGCAGAAGCTCTGGGTGCCAAACATCATGACTGACTCAGTTCCCAATCGACCTGTGGACTACTACACGTGTGCCTTTCGCAAATCCAAAATGGAAAG GTTTCTGGGCTCTGATGACCGTGAAAACTATTTTAccaacacacaaagacacagaatT GTGTATGAAATCTTGGCACGGACTATCTATGGCAGACGGAAGCGGGCAGAGGTTGGAGTCGCCCGTTTGCTGAATGAAGGGGCTTTCACGGGTGCATTCCCTCTGCATGAG GGCCCGTTTGAGCTCCCAGGTTATGACATCCAACCAGATCAGCTAAATAAGCGACAGGTTCTGTATCACTATTGGGCCAGCTGGATAAAATGGTGCAAGTACCAGCCCTTGGATCACATCCGTGAATACTTTGGAGAGAAGATTGCGCTTTACTTCGCATGGTTGG GGTTTTATACAGCGTGGCTTCTTCCAGCTGCTCTGGTTGGGACATGTGTCTTTGTGTCCGGTATTATGACAATGGGATCCAATACTCCAGC GCAGGAGATCTGTGAGAGTGGAGGACACTATCTAATGTGTCCTCTCTGTGAGACGTGCAAACCCTGGAATATGTCTGACATCTGTCCCATGGCCAAG GTTGGTTATCTGTTTGATCATCCTGGTACGGTCTTCTTCAGCGTCTTCATGTCCTTATGGGCTGTCACGTTCCTGGAGTACTGGAAACGCAAGAATGCCACACTCGCTCACCACTGGGATTGCATGGATTTCCAAGAAGAAGAG GAACCTCCACGGCCTGAGTTCGCAGCTATGGCACCTGCGATGGAGGAAAACCCAGTGACAGGAGTGAAGGAGCCCTACTTCCCTGAAAAAGCCCGCATTtcacgcatgctgactggatCCATGGTCATTATTATTATG CTGTGTGTGGTGATAATCTTTCTGGTCACGGTGATCATATATCGCAGTATAGTGAGCGTAATGATGTTTGAAACTGGGAGTTCTGTTCTGCGCACGCAG GCTGGGAATATTGCCAATATCTCCAGCAGTTTGGTGAACCTGGCCCTGATCCTGCTGATGGGGCAGGTCTACACAGCCCTGGCAGAGCAGCTCACTAAATGGG AAATGCACAGGACTCAGACGCAGTATGAAGGTGCCTTTACATTTAAAGTCTTCATCTTCCAGTTTGTCAACTTCTACTCGTCTCCTTTCTACGTGGCCTTCTTTAAGGGCAG ATTTGTGGGTTATCCTGGTCATTATGGCACATTGTTTGGCATGAGGAATGAGGAT TGTGGACCAGGGGGCTGTCTGATTGAACTTGCTGAGCAGCTTTGTATCATCATGGTGGGAAAACAGCTTATCAACAACATGCAAGAGTTTATCATACC TAAACTGAAGGCTTGGAAACAGAAACGGTCCTTATCGTCTGTAAAGAAGGCCCAAAGCTCAGAAGAGCCTCAGCGGTGGGAGCAGGACTATGAGTTGATTCCATGTGAAGGACTCTTTGAGGAGTACCTTGAGATTG TTCTGCAGTTCGGCTTCATCACTATTTTTGTGGCTGCCTTCCCTCTGGCTCCTCTCTTCGCCCTGCTGAATAACTGGGTGGAGGTGAGGTTGGATGCTCATAAGTTTGTGTGTGAATACCGAAGGCCCGTGGCTGAGCGAGCGCAGCACATCGGTGTGTGGTTCATCATACTGGAGGCTCTTTCCCACGTCTCGGTGATAGTCAAT GCTTTCCTTATAGCATTTACCTCAGATTTTTTGCCCCGCCTGCTGTACCAGTACAAGTTTAACAATGACCTTCATGGTTATGTCAATTTCACACTGGCGTATTCTCCTCCAAGCTACAACCACACCAGCCATACTGTGTGCAG ATATAAAGCATTTCGAGATGGAAATGGAAGATACAAACTGGTCTACTGGGAGCTGCTGGCGGTCAGACTGGGATTTATTATCGCCTTTTAG